The proteins below come from a single bacterium genomic window:
- a CDS encoding dihydropyrimidine dehydrogenase subunit A has product MSELVFSSWAGAGVDSRKSPATADSVALPKDLGDGTALSAVMGWDGIAVWGGADVVDLARAYAEGLSKNSCGQCVPCRIGSSVIEAALGRICDGTGTNEDVEAVGHLAGNLRVQAMCDLGQSSGKALLDLYENFRDEMLERVAQKKPAKKGDYVVATTAPCKSACPAHLEIPEYVELIKKGQFEESLNLVRRDNCLPGTIGRICVRPCEFNCRRQNVDGPIQIKFLKRFVADYEIERNRPVRITAPEKKGAKIAIVGAGPAGLSCAYFLAQLGYAPVIFEALGEPGGMAAVGIPDYRLPRELLRHEVDIIKDLGVEIRYNTDVGKDISLEDLTGGEYRSVFIAIGARLGTSMGVPGEGDEITGFYKGADYLRDVALGKKVYVGDTAIIVGGGNVAIDCARTALRTGFKKVKIVYRRSEAEMPADKVEITDAKAENIEMVVLTNPKKIVSESGKVTGVEVIDMELGPPDASGRRSPIEKAGSEHIIEADCCIMAIGQAIDLGLLSGAEDIKTTKWKTISVQGLNKLAAVRGNVGVFSGGDCETGPLTLIAGLAAGKEAAFQIDRFLLEGSTQPIREWVINKYVESLKPYSKKEDVGQPKNSEPAKIHHLPVADRVTNTREVEIGFTHEEAIREAERCLRCYRLLVAAKA; this is encoded by the coding sequence ATGAGCGAACTCGTCTTTTCAAGCTGGGCCGGCGCAGGGGTAGACAGCAGGAAATCCCCCGCGACTGCCGACTCGGTAGCGCTTCCAAAAGACCTCGGCGACGGCACCGCCCTCTCCGCCGTAATGGGGTGGGACGGCATAGCCGTCTGGGGCGGGGCCGACGTGGTCGATCTCGCCAGGGCCTACGCCGAAGGGCTCTCGAAAAACTCCTGCGGGCAGTGCGTCCCGTGCAGGATAGGCTCCTCGGTTATCGAAGCCGCCCTCGGAAGAATCTGCGATGGAACGGGCACGAACGAAGACGTAGAAGCGGTGGGACACCTCGCCGGAAACCTCAGGGTCCAGGCTATGTGCGACCTCGGCCAGTCTTCGGGCAAAGCCCTTTTAGACCTCTACGAGAACTTCAGGGACGAAATGCTGGAGCGCGTGGCCCAGAAAAAGCCCGCGAAGAAGGGCGACTACGTGGTCGCCACCACCGCCCCCTGCAAGTCCGCCTGCCCGGCGCACCTCGAAATACCCGAATACGTCGAGCTCATCAAGAAGGGCCAGTTCGAGGAGAGCCTGAACCTTGTCCGGCGCGACAACTGCCTGCCCGGCACCATCGGCAGAATCTGCGTACGCCCCTGCGAATTCAACTGCAGGAGGCAAAACGTCGACGGCCCCATCCAGATAAAGTTCCTCAAACGCTTCGTCGCCGACTACGAGATAGAGAGAAACCGCCCGGTGCGCATCACCGCTCCCGAGAAGAAGGGCGCGAAGATCGCGATTGTCGGCGCGGGCCCGGCGGGACTCTCCTGCGCCTACTTCCTCGCGCAGCTCGGCTACGCTCCCGTTATCTTCGAGGCTCTCGGCGAGCCCGGCGGCATGGCCGCCGTGGGCATACCGGATTACCGCCTTCCCCGCGAGTTGCTCCGCCACGAGGTGGACATCATAAAAGACCTCGGCGTCGAGATACGCTACAACACCGACGTGGGCAAGGATATCTCGCTTGAAGACCTCACCGGCGGCGAATACCGCTCGGTCTTCATCGCGATAGGCGCCCGCCTCGGCACCTCGATGGGCGTTCCCGGCGAGGGCGACGAAATCACCGGCTTTTACAAGGGCGCCGACTACCTGCGCGACGTGGCCCTCGGCAAGAAAGTGTACGTAGGCGATACCGCGATAATCGTCGGGGGCGGCAACGTGGCCATCGACTGCGCCCGCACCGCCCTTCGCACCGGCTTTAAGAAGGTGAAGATAGTCTATCGCCGCTCCGAGGCCGAGATGCCCGCCGACAAGGTCGAGATAACCGACGCGAAGGCGGAAAACATCGAGATGGTGGTCCTCACCAACCCCAAGAAGATAGTCTCCGAAAGCGGCAAGGTCACCGGCGTCGAGGTCATAGACATGGAACTCGGCCCGCCCGACGCCTCCGGCAGGAGAAGCCCCATCGAAAAGGCGGGCTCCGAGCACATAATCGAAGCCGACTGCTGCATCATGGCCATCGGTCAGGCGATCGATCTTGGCCTTCTGTCCGGAGCCGAGGACATCAAGACTACGAAGTGGAAGACGATTTCGGTGCAGGGGCTCAACAAGCTCGCGGCGGTCCGCGGCAACGTCGGCGTCTTTTCCGGCGGCGACTGCGAGACCGGGCCTCTCACCCTTATAGCGGGGCTCGCGGCGGGCAAGGAAGCAGCCTTCCAGATAGACCGCTTCCTGCTCGAAGGCTCGACCCAGCCGATACGGGAGTGGGTCATAAACAAATACGTCGAATCACTCAAGCCCTATT
- a CDS encoding NADH-quinone oxidoreductase subunit D, whose protein sequence is MSEPKNMILNLGPSHPATHGVLRVVLELEGETVRDVIPHLGHLHRGLEKLAESKTYLQALPLTDRMDYTGALLNNLGYTLAVEKLLDIEGDIPERATVARVMLCELQRIAGHLIWIAAHALDMGAMTVLFYAFRERELVHEMIEEVSGARLTPSFIRPGGIAQDITPKFIEKARKFVKEFPGRVDEYEGLLTNNKIWRKRTEGIGILSKEACVQYAITGPVLRAAGIKWDLRKVMPYCGYETYDFEIPTGTVGDVFERYLVRLAEMRQSNRIVEQALDRLPPGPYMLDDFRYTPPPKEEVYTCIESLIRHFKQMSAGYKAPVGDVYMSIEATKGELGFYLVSDGSEKPYRFRVRPPSLINLQSLKDMCLGGMVADVIAIIGSVDIVLGEIDR, encoded by the coding sequence ATGTCCGAGCCCAAGAATATGATTCTCAACCTCGGTCCCTCCCATCCGGCCACCCACGGCGTCCTTCGCGTGGTGCTGGAGCTGGAGGGCGAGACGGTGCGCGACGTTATTCCGCACCTGGGGCACCTGCACAGGGGGCTTGAAAAGCTCGCCGAGTCCAAGACCTACCTGCAGGCCCTGCCACTTACCGACCGCATGGATTACACCGGCGCGCTCCTGAACAACCTCGGGTACACCCTGGCGGTCGAGAAACTTCTCGACATAGAAGGCGACATACCCGAGCGCGCCACGGTCGCCCGCGTCATGCTCTGCGAGCTTCAGCGCATCGCCGGCCACCTGATCTGGATAGCGGCCCACGCGCTCGACATGGGCGCGATGACAGTCCTTTTCTACGCCTTCCGCGAGCGCGAGCTCGTCCACGAGATGATCGAGGAGGTTTCCGGAGCGCGCCTGACCCCCAGCTTCATAAGGCCCGGCGGCATCGCTCAGGACATCACCCCGAAGTTCATCGAGAAGGCCAGGAAGTTCGTAAAGGAATTCCCCGGCAGGGTGGACGAGTACGAGGGGCTCCTCACCAACAACAAGATATGGCGCAAGCGCACCGAGGGCATCGGCATTCTCTCGAAAGAGGCCTGCGTCCAGTACGCCATCACCGGCCCGGTCCTTCGCGCGGCGGGCATCAAGTGGGATCTTCGCAAGGTCATGCCCTACTGCGGTTACGAGACCTACGATTTCGAGATTCCGACCGGAACGGTGGGCGACGTTTTCGAGCGTTACCTCGTCCGCCTCGCCGAGATGCGCCAGTCAAACCGCATCGTGGAGCAGGCTCTCGACAGGCTGCCCCCCGGGCCGTACATGCTCGACGACTTCCGCTACACTCCCCCGCCCAAGGAGGAAGTCTACACCTGCATCGAGTCGCTCATCCGCCACTTCAAGCAGATGAGCGCGGGCTACAAGGCCCCCGTGGGCGACGTTTACATGTCGATCGAAGCCACCAAGGGCGAACTCGGTTTTTACCTGGTTTCGGACGGCAGCGAGAAACCCTACCGCTTCCGCGTTCGTCCGCCGAGCCTCATCAACCTCCAGTCGTTAAAGGATATGTGCCTGGGGGGCATGGTCGCGGACGTAATAGCCATCATCGGTTCAGTCGACATCGTTCTCGGCGAAATCGACCGGTAG
- a CDS encoding NADH-quinone oxidoreductase subunit C: MVTLEQILDGLRGRFSFAVLGSATFRGQDSITVDASAIVAICQYLRDEEALLFDMLTDLTAVDYLGRPKRFEVVYNLYSFKQNRRLRLKAPLADGETVSTVEGVWKAANWLEREVYDLMGITFTGHSDLRRIMTWDGYEGHPLRKDFPLCGIPQKAVYR; this comes from the coding sequence ATGGTCACTTTGGAACAGATTCTGGACGGGCTTCGGGGCCGCTTTTCCTTTGCGGTGCTGGGCAGCGCGACCTTCCGGGGGCAGGATTCCATCACGGTGGACGCCTCCGCGATAGTCGCCATCTGCCAGTACCTGCGGGACGAGGAAGCGCTCTTGTTCGACATGCTGACGGACCTTACCGCGGTGGATTACCTCGGCAGGCCCAAGCGCTTCGAGGTTGTCTACAACCTTTACTCCTTCAAGCAAAACCGCCGCCTCCGCCTCAAGGCTCCCCTGGCCGACGGCGAGACGGTCTCCACCGTCGAAGGGGTCTGGAAAGCGGCCAACTGGCTTGAACGCGAGGTCTACGACCTTATGGGAATTACCTTCACGGGTCACAGCGACCTTAGAAGGATAATGACCTGGGACGGCTACGAAGGCCACCCGCTACGCAAGGATTTCCCGCTTTGCGGTATCCCGCAAAAAGCGGTTTACCGGTAA
- a CDS encoding NADH-quinone oxidoreductase subunit B: MGIEQKLPPLVVTNLEKVVSLCRSNSIWPMTFGLACCALEMMVASSADYDIARFGAEAFRPSPRQSDLLIVAGTVTTKMAPLVERIYLQIAEPKWVIAYGACACSGGIFNTYATVQGVDKFLPVDVYVPGCPPRPEALLAGIMKLQAKIKKEKFSDRPDHPLLISSGS; the protein is encoded by the coding sequence GTGGGAATAGAGCAAAAACTACCCCCCCTGGTGGTTACGAATCTTGAAAAAGTAGTCAGCCTCTGCCGGTCGAACTCCATCTGGCCGATGACCTTCGGCCTTGCGTGCTGCGCCCTTGAGATGATGGTCGCCTCCTCCGCCGACTACGACATCGCCCGCTTCGGCGCAGAGGCTTTCCGCCCCTCTCCGAGGCAGTCGGATCTTCTCATCGTCGCGGGAACGGTCACCACCAAGATGGCCCCCCTGGTCGAGCGCATCTACCTCCAGATAGCCGAGCCCAAGTGGGTAATAGCCTACGGCGCCTGCGCTTGTTCGGGCGGCATTTTCAACACTTACGCTACGGTGCAGGGCGTGGACAAGTTCCTCCCTGTGGACGTTTACGTCCCCGGCTGTCCCCCGAGGCCCGAGGCTCTCCTCGCGGGCATCATGAAGCTGCAGGCGAAGATAAAGAAAGAAAAGTTCTCCGACAGACCCGACCATCCGCTGCTTATTTCGTCGGGCTCCTAG
- a CDS encoding NADH-quinone oxidoreductase subunit A — protein MIQNYVPILILLLVASAFGLGVVLISSLLGPKRPTSIKQSTYECGMDVPPISERPFDVKYYLIAMAFLVFDVEVVFLYPWAVKFKQLGLFGFVEMLVFMFILLVGYAYIWKKGVLEWE, from the coding sequence ATGATACAAAACTACGTCCCCATTCTCATCCTGTTGCTGGTTGCTTCGGCATTCGGCCTCGGGGTGGTCCTCATCTCCTCGCTTCTCGGCCCGAAGCGCCCTACCTCGATAAAACAATCCACCTACGAATGCGGCATGGACGTGCCCCCCATTTCGGAGCGGCCGTTTGACGTTAAATACTACCTCATAGCGATGGCTTTTCTGGTCTTCGACGTTGAGGTCGTCTTCCTCTATCCCTGGGCGGTGAAGTTCAAGCAGCTCGGCCTCTTCGGTTTCGTCGAGATGCTCGTCTTCATGTTCATCCTGCTCGTGGGATACGCCTATATATGGAAGAAAGGAGTACTGGAGTGGGAATAG
- a CDS encoding tetrathionate reductase family octaheme c-type cytochrome, with product MKKTVFFAVAALIAAPALAEDHSAHLKGPFASPPEVTKACLECHPEAAGQIMSTSHWTWAREQEFPGKGKIAYGKKNIINNFCIALAGNYPRCTSCHIGYGWKDSSFDFTDKSRIDCLVCHDTTGAYKKNPMAAGMPDEKVDLLAAAKSVGKPSIANCGACHFYGGGADSVKHGDLDSTMGAPGKELDAHMAKEGAGLSCTSCHGGKNHDIKGVALVDSPTGGKHFECTVCHEKVSHKEAKISDHLDKVACQTCHIPEYARGQATKTYWDWSDAGKDLPEAKDANGKPVFDKKKGTFTWGKDQKPVYMWYNGTAAAYLPGDKLASGGVTVLDMPNGSKDDPKSKIYPFKPFGGKQPYDTKNNTLVTPKLFGPDGYWKHYDWNKAIELGMKDAGLPYSGEYGFTETKMYWKLNHQVAPKAKALVCNDCHGENGRMDFKALGYSSDPRK from the coding sequence ATGAAAAAGACCGTCTTTTTCGCGGTTGCGGCCCTTATCGCCGCGCCAGCCCTCGCCGAGGACCATTCGGCGCATCTGAAGGGCCCCTTCGCTTCGCCCCCCGAGGTCACCAAGGCCTGCCTCGAATGCCACCCCGAGGCGGCGGGACAGATTATGTCCACCTCCCACTGGACGTGGGCGAGGGAGCAGGAGTTTCCGGGCAAGGGCAAGATTGCCTACGGCAAGAAGAACATAATCAACAACTTCTGTATCGCGCTCGCGGGCAACTATCCCCGCTGCACCAGCTGCCACATCGGCTACGGCTGGAAGGACTCCTCCTTCGACTTTACCGACAAGTCCAGAATCGACTGCCTCGTCTGCCACGACACCACCGGCGCTTACAAGAAAAACCCCATGGCTGCGGGCATGCCCGACGAGAAGGTGGACCTCCTGGCGGCGGCTAAATCCGTCGGCAAGCCCTCCATCGCCAACTGCGGCGCCTGCCACTTCTACGGCGGCGGAGCGGACAGCGTAAAGCACGGCGATCTCGACTCCACCATGGGCGCTCCCGGAAAGGAACTCGACGCGCACATGGCGAAGGAAGGCGCGGGCCTATCCTGCACCTCCTGCCACGGCGGGAAGAACCACGACATAAAGGGCGTCGCCCTCGTCGATTCCCCCACCGGCGGCAAGCATTTCGAGTGTACGGTCTGCCACGAGAAGGTAAGCCACAAAGAGGCGAAGATAAGCGATCATCTGGACAAGGTGGCCTGCCAGACCTGCCACATCCCCGAATACGCCCGGGGGCAGGCGACCAAGACGTACTGGGACTGGTCCGACGCCGGGAAAGACCTTCCCGAGGCAAAGGACGCCAACGGGAAGCCCGTCTTCGACAAGAAGAAGGGAACCTTCACTTGGGGTAAGGACCAAAAACCCGTCTATATGTGGTACAACGGCACAGCGGCGGCCTACCTTCCCGGCGACAAGCTCGCCTCCGGCGGAGTCACCGTCCTCGACATGCCGAACGGCTCCAAAGACGACCCCAAATCCAAAATTTATCCCTTCAAGCCTTTCGGCGGCAAACAGCCTTACGACACGAAAAACAACACCCTCGTCACTCCCAAGCTCTTCGGCCCCGACGGCTACTGGAAGCACTACGACTGGAACAAGGCCATCGAGCTGGGAATGAAGGACGCGGGACTCCCCTACAGCGGAGAGTACGGTTTCACCGAGACGAAGATGTACTGGAAGCTGAACCACCAGGTAGCGCCGAAGGCGAAGGCGCTTGTCTGCAACGACTGCCACGGCGAAAACGGGCGCATGGATTTCAAGGCGCTGGGCTACTCCTCGGACCCCCGGAAGTAA